A genomic region of Pseudoalteromonas piscicida contains the following coding sequences:
- a CDS encoding PrnB family protein — MSPLAVQFDAWIRGPFVDLNDKLEHLYWQQQDKANVEGVGETLKAQLLEEGNQLIQALLEEGNTDEGFEQAFDLLGNVGLFMAACRRHEITEPSRERVSPLTQASALAMHIGASLGVTPRFATAHLTTHNRAINGVYKRFTSHPAERLFIDYNTQAILAYKRASESLMKVHHLGISHPMSLVLLKQVKQALLEVIESNRELFKELDTEAFFYVVRPYYKPYRVGKEVYRGANAGDFAGINVIDMMLGLCPANDISYGQMLVEKFLYMMPEDQATLRECMRTPNLMDAFLRALKGPKSDWFGPACSLFIQVCKLHGDTAIQHHNQLVEKYIAKPSQAMQQQHLSKVTASGPPIEVLLKELADLRDRRAAAERDDIFTRHHDLKRIRQAIGVKHEAV; from the coding sequence ATGAGTCCATTAGCCGTACAATTTGACGCTTGGATTAGAGGCCCGTTTGTTGACCTTAACGACAAGCTTGAACATCTTTATTGGCAGCAACAGGATAAAGCAAACGTTGAAGGCGTTGGTGAAACGCTAAAAGCACAGTTATTAGAAGAAGGTAATCAACTGATCCAAGCCTTGCTAGAAGAAGGTAATACCGACGAAGGCTTTGAGCAAGCATTCGACTTACTCGGTAACGTTGGTCTATTTATGGCTGCATGCAGACGCCACGAAATTACCGAGCCAAGCCGTGAAAGGGTGTCTCCACTAACACAAGCATCGGCACTGGCCATGCACATCGGTGCCTCTTTGGGAGTTACGCCGCGCTTCGCAACGGCTCATCTCACCACACACAACCGCGCAATCAACGGCGTGTATAAGCGCTTTACCTCTCATCCGGCAGAGCGCTTATTCATCGACTACAATACTCAGGCCATTCTTGCCTATAAACGAGCGTCCGAATCGCTAATGAAGGTACATCATTTGGGAATTTCTCATCCCATGTCATTGGTGCTACTCAAACAAGTTAAGCAAGCGCTGCTTGAGGTGATAGAGTCTAATCGAGAGTTATTTAAGGAACTGGATACCGAGGCATTCTTTTACGTTGTACGACCCTATTACAAACCTTACCGAGTTGGTAAAGAGGTCTATCGTGGTGCAAACGCTGGAGATTTTGCGGGTATCAATGTTATCGATATGATGTTGGGGTTATGCCCGGCTAATGATATTAGTTACGGTCAAATGCTGGTGGAAAAATTCCTCTATATGATGCCAGAAGACCAAGCAACCCTGCGTGAATGTATGCGTACGCCTAATTTAATGGATGCGTTTCTGAGAGCATTGAAAGGGCCGAAAAGTGATTGGTTTGGCCCTGCCTGTAGCTTGTTTATACAAGTGTGTAAGCTGCATGGAGATACGGCCATACAACATCACAATCAACTCGTCGAAAAGTATATCGCCAAACCTTCGCAGGCAATGCAGCAACAGCACTTAAGCAAAGTGACCGCCAGTGGTCCACCGATTGAAGTCTTACTCAAAGAACTCGCGGACTTAAGAGATAGGCGAGCCGCTGCCGAGCGCGATGATATCTTCACTCGGCATCATGACTTAAAACGAATACGCCAAGCAATAGGGGTTAAGCATGAAGCAGTATAG
- a CDS encoding MBL fold metallo-hydrolase, with the protein MKIHVLEGYIQHIYLVEHETGLLLLDGCCRADVELVCNYIQQLQKPLSALKLIVVTHMHPDHAGGAHKLKKLTGAKIAAANAPSQWYRGIDGVMMHLSDMALALWVAGRKRKAKRNLWYPRQLSPDFYLADGDSLPHFNEWQAIHTPGHTDRDLSLYHLPSKRIYVADLTVKVKGQFVAPFPVFYPRLYRQSLAKVKALQPNSVLLAHQGEVLAEEIDFNALIARAPKQPMTHWRSVKKKTKKALGLGN; encoded by the coding sequence ATGAAAATCCATGTCTTAGAAGGCTATATTCAACATATTTATCTGGTTGAACACGAAACGGGCCTGCTGTTACTCGATGGTTGCTGTCGTGCCGATGTTGAGTTGGTCTGCAACTACATCCAACAACTGCAAAAGCCACTAAGCGCACTCAAGCTGATTGTGGTCACGCATATGCACCCAGATCATGCCGGTGGCGCGCACAAACTCAAAAAACTCACGGGCGCAAAGATTGCGGCCGCAAATGCCCCCAGTCAGTGGTATCGTGGTATTGATGGGGTCATGATGCACCTCTCCGATATGGCACTGGCACTTTGGGTTGCAGGGAGAAAGCGCAAGGCCAAACGCAATCTTTGGTACCCAAGACAATTATCACCAGACTTTTACCTAGCCGATGGTGATAGCTTGCCCCACTTTAACGAATGGCAAGCGATACACACACCCGGTCATACGGATAGAGATTTGAGCTTGTATCATCTCCCCAGTAAGCGCATCTATGTGGCGGATTTGACGGTAAAAGTGAAAGGGCAATTTGTTGCGCCTTTTCCGGTATTCTATCCACGCTTGTATCGCCAATCTCTTGCCAAAGTAAAGGCACTACAACCCAACTCCGTGCTCTTGGCGCATCAAGGAGAGGTACTTGCAGAAGAAATTGATTTCAACGCACTGATAGCGCGCGCGCCCAAGCAGCCAATGACACATTGGCGCTCGGTGAAGAAGAAGACCAAAAAAGCACTAGGATTAGGAAACTAG
- a CDS encoding aminotransferase class V-fold PLP-dependent enzyme, whose product MKQYRDDFHLPTGHYLLSHSVGRVLKSAAEDFHQQFMVPWQQQNQEPWQQWLSGIDRFTSALASLLHTDARLFCPQTNLSSGLTKWTMSLPESGIRKVRVLMSEQDFPSMGFALQNALDNIEIVYIPEAMNMHDLSVWQQYIDEQIDWVFVSHVYSNSGQQAPVADIISLANQYGCRSIIDIAQSLSVLPINLSEWGADCVIGSCVKWSCGGPGAGFIWVNEDVLPYCEPKDVGWFSHQNPFEFDIHHFALSESALRFWGGTPSVAPYIYAGHSLGYFAELGIEQVRAYNFALLSELQAALPEFYRSPTAQSACSGTAILHFGSRHEAVMEQLKRAGIAVDNRRYGIRVSPHIYNSQEDIAQLVQVINES is encoded by the coding sequence ATGAAGCAGTATAGGGATGATTTTCACCTGCCTACGGGTCACTATTTATTGAGCCATTCCGTTGGTCGTGTGTTGAAATCTGCAGCGGAAGATTTTCATCAGCAATTTATGGTGCCGTGGCAACAACAAAATCAAGAGCCTTGGCAGCAGTGGCTAAGTGGAATTGATCGCTTTACTTCAGCCCTAGCTTCCCTATTACACACAGATGCGCGCCTGTTTTGTCCGCAAACAAACCTTTCCAGTGGTTTAACGAAATGGACGATGAGTTTGCCCGAAAGTGGCATTCGCAAAGTACGCGTATTGATGAGTGAGCAAGACTTCCCCAGTATGGGATTTGCGTTACAAAACGCGCTGGACAATATTGAGATTGTTTATATTCCCGAAGCGATGAATATGCACGACCTAAGTGTGTGGCAGCAATATATTGACGAGCAAATTGACTGGGTATTTGTCAGTCATGTTTATTCGAACAGCGGTCAGCAGGCGCCTGTCGCTGACATCATTAGCCTTGCTAACCAATATGGCTGTCGAAGCATTATTGATATTGCTCAGTCACTTAGTGTATTACCAATAAATTTAAGCGAGTGGGGCGCGGATTGCGTTATCGGCTCTTGTGTGAAATGGAGCTGCGGTGGCCCTGGCGCCGGTTTTATTTGGGTGAATGAAGATGTCTTGCCTTATTGCGAGCCAAAAGATGTTGGCTGGTTTTCGCATCAAAATCCATTCGAGTTTGATATTCATCATTTTGCGCTGAGTGAAAGTGCGCTGCGTTTTTGGGGCGGTACACCAAGTGTGGCACCTTATATCTATGCGGGGCACAGCCTTGGCTATTTTGCCGAGCTTGGGATTGAGCAAGTAAGAGCGTACAACTTTGCTTTGTTATCTGAGTTACAAGCGGCATTGCCTGAATTTTATCGCTCTCCTACAGCACAGAGTGCTTGCTCGGGGACCGCTATTTTGCATTTTGGCTCGCGGCATGAGGCAGTGATGGAGCAGCTTAAGCGAGCAGGCATTGCTGTGGATAATCGTCGCTACGGTATTCGTGTCTCACCACATATTTATAATAGTCAGGAGGACATCGCGCAGTTGGTGCAGGTTATCAACGAAAGCTAG
- a CDS encoding GNAT family N-acetyltransferase, with the protein MTEYQHRFIHSLTEVTAAQWDCVSPSHVFTSYAWLLALELSGCTSKETGWIPHHLMIERQGELIAILPGYIKSHSYGEYVFDWAFAEAYERHGFDYYPKWLCGVPFTPTQGPRILTKRLSSCLLEYIDATLTSLAQLGISGVHINFCRESDFLTQSHLTMRRNVQFHWHNRGYAEFDDFLARLTSRKRKMVMKERQAVTAQGINISWTVGREISTAQLDAFFLSYQLTYLKRSRHHGYLSRDFFQQVITSMPDKLRLCCAYLNHEIIATSLYLVDGDTLYGRYWGAIEDSYDFLHFELCYYQGIEYAIANQLAVFDAGAQGEHKLVRGFEPVWRQSYHRLFQPDFQQALEDFTKREADALGHYFTECQAKLPFKHQ; encoded by the coding sequence ATGACTGAGTACCAACACAGGTTTATTCATTCTCTGACTGAAGTGACAGCAGCACAGTGGGACTGTGTTTCACCATCACATGTATTTACGAGCTACGCGTGGCTGCTTGCATTAGAGTTGAGCGGCTGCACCAGCAAAGAGACTGGCTGGATACCGCATCACTTAATGATTGAACGCCAGGGCGAGTTGATTGCAATTTTACCAGGCTATATTAAATCGCATTCTTATGGCGAGTACGTTTTTGATTGGGCTTTTGCTGAAGCCTACGAGCGCCATGGATTTGATTACTATCCGAAATGGCTGTGTGGCGTCCCCTTTACGCCAACTCAAGGGCCAAGAATATTAACTAAACGTCTATCTTCTTGCTTGCTTGAATATATTGACGCTACGCTCACGAGCCTCGCCCAACTAGGCATTAGTGGAGTCCATATTAATTTTTGTCGTGAAAGCGATTTTCTCACTCAAAGTCATTTAACGATGCGCCGCAATGTGCAATTTCATTGGCATAATAGAGGTTACGCCGAGTTCGATGATTTTCTCGCACGACTCACATCAAGAAAGCGTAAAATGGTCATGAAAGAACGCCAAGCTGTGACCGCCCAAGGTATTAACATAAGCTGGACTGTTGGCAGAGAAATAAGCACAGCACAACTTGATGCGTTTTTTCTCAGCTACCAACTCACCTACCTTAAACGTTCGCGACACCACGGCTATCTCTCTCGCGATTTTTTTCAGCAAGTTATCACCTCGATGCCAGATAAGCTTCGTCTTTGCTGCGCTTACTTAAACCACGAAATTATCGCCACCAGTTTATATCTTGTGGATGGCGATACCTTGTATGGTCGCTATTGGGGCGCAATTGAGGATAGTTACGACTTTTTGCATTTTGAGCTGTGTTACTATCAAGGCATAGAGTACGCCATTGCTAATCAGCTTGCAGTCTTTGACGCGGGCGCTCAAGGTGAGCACAAGTTAGTGAGGGGTTTTGAGCCGGTGTGGAGGCAATCGTATCACCGCTTATTTCAACCTGACTTTCAACAAGCCCTTGAGGATTTTACCAAGCGCGAAGCTGACGCACTCGGGCATTACTTTACCGAGTGCCAAGCAAAACTACCGTTTAAACACCAATAA
- a CDS encoding Lrp/AsnC family transcriptional regulator yields MSVNLDAKDKLLLNALQHNARLSNASLAEKANLSDTPCLRRVKRLQDTGVISGYHAALDRAQVDLSILVYAFIKLSENTATAAHLFEQHVESEDQVISCSVISGSHDYLLEIVAKDLPSYEQFAKHQLGACKVISGIESTIVLKQTFAKRILPIR; encoded by the coding sequence ATGTCGGTAAATCTAGATGCCAAGGACAAATTGCTCCTTAACGCCTTGCAACATAATGCACGGTTGAGTAATGCCTCACTCGCCGAAAAGGCAAACCTTTCCGATACTCCCTGTCTTCGACGCGTAAAACGCTTGCAAGATACAGGAGTAATTTCAGGCTATCATGCGGCACTGGATAGAGCGCAAGTTGACCTAAGTATTCTTGTTTATGCATTTATAAAACTCAGTGAAAATACCGCAACCGCAGCGCATTTATTTGAACAACACGTGGAATCTGAAGATCAGGTGATCAGTTGTTCGGTGATCTCCGGAAGTCATGATTACCTATTGGAAATCGTAGCAAAGGATTTGCCCAGCTATGAACAATTTGCCAAACATCAACTGGGCGCCTGTAAGGTGATTAGCGGGATTGAATCAACGATTGTCCTCAAGCAAACTTTTGCGAAACGCATATTACCGATCCGCTAA
- a CDS encoding class II fumarate hydratase: MTTFRQESDSMGTLDVPEHALYKAQTQRAVNNFPISGITMPGSFIKALAYIKQAAAETNQSLGHLSSDKAKAIVSACQQLIDGKHLDQFPVDVFQTGSGTSSNMNANEVIATLATELSGVAIHPNDDVNMGQSSNDVIPTAIHVSSAITAVYDLLPALKHLSSSIEQKAEQVGHHVKTGRTHLMDAMPVTFAQTLSGWQAQVDNACQGIVHSLEKVYELGQGGTAVGTGINADPQFAKLFSQNLSTNIGIRFSKGNNFFYHIGSQDAIVGLSGQLKTFAVAQMKIANDLRWMNSGPLAGLGEIELEALQPGSSIMPGKVNPVIPEAAAMASAQVIGNDATISVAGQSGNFELNVMLPVIALNILQSIEILSNTARLLADKAISSFKVNEQNIQKALAKNPILVTALNPVIGYEKAAQIAKLAYKEGRPIIEVAAEQTDLSEDELQSLLDPQKLTKGGL, translated from the coding sequence ATGACTACATTTCGTCAAGAATCCGATAGTATGGGAACATTAGATGTTCCTGAGCATGCGCTCTACAAGGCGCAAACACAGCGCGCTGTAAATAACTTTCCTATTAGCGGGATCACAATGCCTGGTAGCTTTATCAAAGCATTGGCCTACATCAAACAAGCCGCAGCAGAAACCAATCAATCCCTTGGTCATCTATCAAGTGATAAAGCAAAAGCAATCGTGAGTGCCTGTCAGCAGCTAATTGATGGCAAACACTTAGATCAATTTCCAGTGGATGTCTTTCAGACTGGCTCTGGTACCAGTTCAAACATGAATGCCAACGAAGTGATAGCTACTCTAGCGACTGAATTAAGCGGTGTCGCAATTCATCCTAATGATGACGTTAACATGGGCCAAAGCTCAAACGATGTGATCCCAACAGCGATTCACGTGAGTAGTGCAATCACAGCAGTGTATGACCTTCTGCCTGCACTAAAACACTTATCTAGTAGTATTGAACAAAAAGCAGAGCAAGTTGGCCATCACGTCAAAACTGGCCGTACGCACTTGATGGATGCAATGCCGGTGACCTTTGCACAAACATTAAGTGGCTGGCAAGCGCAAGTAGATAACGCCTGTCAGGGCATTGTTCATTCCTTAGAAAAAGTCTACGAGTTAGGTCAAGGTGGAACAGCGGTCGGCACAGGTATTAATGCCGATCCACAGTTCGCTAAGTTATTTAGCCAAAACCTGAGCACTAACATCGGGATCCGCTTCAGTAAAGGCAATAACTTTTTCTATCATATCGGTTCACAAGACGCGATTGTGGGACTTTCAGGCCAACTTAAAACCTTTGCAGTAGCACAAATGAAGATAGCCAATGACTTACGCTGGATGAATTCAGGACCGCTTGCTGGCCTAGGTGAAATCGAACTTGAGGCGCTACAACCAGGCTCTTCAATCATGCCAGGTAAAGTAAACCCTGTTATTCCAGAAGCGGCTGCAATGGCCAGTGCTCAAGTGATAGGTAATGATGCAACGATTAGTGTTGCAGGCCAGTCTGGCAATTTTGAGCTGAATGTTATGTTGCCGGTGATTGCATTAAATATTTTGCAAAGCATTGAGATCCTCTCAAATACCGCGAGGCTACTTGCGGACAAAGCTATCTCAAGCTTTAAAGTAAATGAGCAGAATATTCAAAAGGCACTGGCTAAAAACCCGATTTTAGTTACCGCGTTAAATCCTGTGATCGGGTATGAAAAAGCAGCACAAATTGCCAAGCTTGCCTACAAAGAAGGACGTCCAATCATTGAGGTCGCTGCTGAGCAAACCGATCTGAGTGAAGACGAACT
- a CDS encoding DUF938 domain-containing protein — MTKPYSQACENNKRPILEKLTPYLNKPLKVLEVGSGTGQHAVHFAAALPHLTWQTADREINHAGIQAWLDDSELENTLPPLALDLHHAWPVNQRYDVIYTANTLHIVSSTLVERLITGVGRHLEESGYLIVYGPFNYQGEFTSESNREFDAYLKSQDKESGIRDQEWVLALAAEQGLTLQQDYAMPANNRLLVFKR; from the coding sequence ATGACAAAACCTTACTCTCAAGCGTGTGAAAACAATAAACGGCCAATATTAGAAAAGCTCACTCCCTATCTAAATAAACCGTTGAAAGTGCTAGAGGTAGGCTCTGGTACGGGTCAGCATGCTGTGCACTTTGCTGCGGCGTTACCGCATTTAACGTGGCAGACGGCGGACAGGGAGATTAATCACGCAGGTATTCAAGCGTGGCTTGATGATTCAGAATTAGAAAATACTTTACCGCCATTGGCGCTAGACTTACACCATGCGTGGCCTGTTAATCAGCGTTATGATGTGATCTATACCGCTAATACCTTGCACATTGTGTCATCAACGCTCGTTGAGCGCTTAATCACAGGAGTAGGACGACATCTTGAAGAAAGCGGCTATCTGATAGTTTATGGGCCGTTTAATTATCAAGGTGAATTTACCAGCGAGAGTAACCGAGAGTTTGATGCGTATTTAAAATCGCAAGACAAAGAGAGTGGCATTCGCGATCAAGAATGGGTATTGGCGCTTGCGGCAGAGCAAGGACTTACACTACAGCAAGACTATGCGATGCCGGCTAATAATCGCTTATTGGTGTTTAAACGGTAG
- a CDS encoding alpha/beta hydrolase, producing the protein MRHYLTSTVLAFSLLGSPLIIAQDCVTQVSDMSLFTESKASGLFRKAIDKGPVTVDIANIKNYNDYIRSTKQIIESRNPRATLPCPLMTPTATLLNLTTPKVSDLIAPFSLEHDNRDHAILLIHGLTDSPFTFHYLAAALYEAGYNVRTMLLPGHATAPSDLTEVDIDDWQTHTDYAIAQTSQDFKHFSVLGYSTGAAIVLSSIAKHKPNNLGSVALISPATEPHNKNGWLAKWIDYVPFVNWIDEDADLDFAKYESFPWHGATLAHQAMAPLKSLTTLPDVPMFISYSDVDTTIDNHATAKLLEKWQPKSTLTQFIYSETPSTKQGVNYRSVKADNIVDMSHIGILQPPEHIFYGRKGPYRNCTSYHLEDQAFINCRTGKTVHFGERHEKSMMQYTALARITFNPDYGNFEQALLTFFDRHND; encoded by the coding sequence ATGCGCCACTACCTTACCTCCACAGTACTTGCTTTTAGCCTGCTTGGCTCACCTTTGATCATCGCACAAGACTGTGTTACCCAAGTGAGTGATATGTCGCTATTCACCGAGAGCAAAGCATCGGGATTATTCCGCAAAGCAATCGATAAAGGCCCTGTCACCGTCGATATAGCGAATATAAAAAACTATAACGATTATATTCGTTCGACTAAGCAAATTATTGAAAGCCGCAATCCCCGCGCAACACTGCCGTGCCCGTTAATGACGCCCACTGCAACATTACTCAACCTGACAACCCCTAAGGTAAGTGACTTAATTGCGCCATTTTCACTTGAGCATGACAACAGAGATCACGCCATTTTACTTATCCATGGTCTGACCGATTCTCCTTTTACTTTTCACTACCTTGCGGCAGCGCTCTATGAAGCGGGATACAATGTCAGAACCATGTTACTGCCAGGCCACGCGACTGCACCAAGCGATTTAACCGAAGTTGATATTGACGATTGGCAAACTCATACGGATTATGCCATCGCACAGACGAGCCAAGATTTTAAGCATTTTTCCGTACTTGGTTATTCCACTGGTGCCGCCATAGTGCTGAGTAGCATAGCGAAGCACAAGCCCAATAATTTAGGCTCTGTTGCACTTATCTCACCCGCTACGGAGCCACATAATAAGAACGGTTGGCTAGCCAAATGGATTGATTACGTGCCATTTGTCAATTGGATAGATGAAGACGCAGATTTGGATTTCGCCAAATATGAATCTTTCCCATGGCATGGCGCAACGTTAGCCCATCAGGCTATGGCGCCACTCAAATCACTCACCACTTTGCCAGATGTACCGATGTTTATCAGCTATAGCGATGTCGATACCACCATAGACAATCATGCAACGGCAAAGCTGCTAGAAAAGTGGCAACCTAAGTCAACGTTGACCCAATTTATCTATTCGGAAACGCCATCGACTAAGCAAGGTGTGAATTATCGGAGCGTGAAAGCCGACAACATTGTCGATATGTCTCATATTGGTATTTTGCAGCCGCCTGAACATATTTTTTACGGCCGCAAAGGGCCTTATCGTAATTGCACCAGTTACCACTTAGAAGACCAAGCCTTCATCAACTGCCGCACAGGTAAAACCGTTCATTTTGGCGAGCGTCACGAGAAAAGCATGATGCAATACACCGCTCTTGCGCGGATCACGTTTAACCCTGATTACGGCAACTTTGAGCAAGCACTGCTCACATTTTTTGACCGCCACAATGACTGA